From Deinococcus wulumuqiensis R12, one genomic window encodes:
- the ftsH gene encoding ATP-dependent zinc metalloprotease FtsH produces the protein MKRLNPWIIVLLVLGLFLMFLNLPGSGRYTVNYNEFKSLLEQGRVERVTVRQDLASVLLKEPGKVNVITPQGQVARDGVENLTVRLPGNQATPDSTLIPQLEERGVDYRFEAPSQWFSILINFLPIILLFGMMYFFFARAQGGQGGVMQFGQSKAKKYGKENRVPTKFTDVAGHEEAKRELIEVVDFLKNPAKYHQIGAEIPKGVLLVGPPGTGKTLLARAVAGEADVPFFSVSASEFMEMFVGVGASRVRTLFEDARKSAPAIIFIDEIDSIGRKRGAGIGGGHDEREQTLNQILSEMDGFDKSSSVIVLAATNRPDVLDPALLRPGRFDRQVTIDLPNLKEREAILKVHLRNKPLGEGVDVPEIAKSTPYFSGADLKNVTNEAALEAARIGKTKIDMSDFYRALDKITLGLENGSLTISDAEKRAIAFHEAGHAVTAAVIPGSDKLQKVSIIPRGRALGAAFYLPEEQVLMSKERLENQLVVALGGRAAEEVFMGSVTSGAADDFRKATNIARKMVLEWGMGENFRNMALQTDGGGPVFLGEDMGKPKMFSEHTSQLVDEDVKRILNAAYERSRQIVSEYKQAMHEVADALLSQELITGDVVRDAVARAGGPAVVPAPAPTA, from the coding sequence TTGAAGCGGCTCAATCCCTGGATCATCGTCCTGCTCGTCCTCGGCCTGTTCCTGATGTTCTTGAACTTGCCCGGCAGCGGGCGGTACACCGTCAACTACAACGAATTCAAGTCCCTGCTCGAGCAGGGCCGCGTCGAGCGCGTCACCGTGCGCCAGGACCTGGCGAGCGTGCTGCTCAAGGAACCCGGCAAGGTCAACGTCATCACCCCGCAGGGACAGGTCGCCCGCGACGGCGTCGAGAACCTGACCGTGCGGCTGCCCGGCAACCAGGCCACGCCCGACAGCACCCTGATTCCGCAGCTGGAAGAGAGGGGCGTGGATTACCGCTTCGAGGCGCCCAGCCAGTGGTTTTCTATCCTGATCAACTTCCTGCCGATCATTCTGCTGTTCGGGATGATGTATTTCTTCTTCGCGCGTGCCCAGGGGGGTCAGGGCGGCGTGATGCAGTTCGGGCAGAGCAAGGCCAAGAAGTACGGCAAAGAAAACCGCGTGCCCACCAAGTTCACCGACGTGGCCGGACACGAGGAAGCCAAACGCGAACTCATCGAAGTCGTGGACTTCCTGAAAAACCCTGCCAAGTACCACCAGATCGGCGCCGAGATTCCCAAAGGGGTGCTGCTGGTCGGCCCTCCCGGAACGGGTAAGACGCTGCTGGCCCGCGCCGTGGCCGGTGAAGCCGACGTGCCGTTTTTCTCGGTGAGTGCGTCGGAATTCATGGAAATGTTCGTGGGTGTGGGGGCCAGCCGCGTGCGGACCCTGTTCGAGGACGCCCGCAAGAGCGCGCCCGCCATCATCTTCATCGACGAAATCGACTCCATCGGGCGCAAGCGCGGTGCGGGCATCGGCGGCGGTCACGACGAGCGCGAGCAGACGCTCAACCAGATCCTGTCCGAGATGGACGGCTTCGACAAGTCGAGCAGCGTGATCGTGCTGGCCGCCACCAACCGCCCCGACGTGCTCGACCCCGCGCTGCTGCGTCCGGGCCGCTTTGACCGTCAGGTGACCATCGACCTGCCCAACCTCAAGGAGCGCGAGGCGATTCTGAAGGTCCACCTGCGCAACAAGCCGCTGGGTGAAGGCGTGGACGTGCCGGAAATCGCCAAGAGCACGCCGTACTTCTCGGGCGCCGACCTCAAGAACGTGACCAACGAGGCCGCGCTGGAAGCCGCCCGCATCGGCAAGACCAAGATCGACATGAGCGACTTCTACCGGGCGCTCGACAAGATCACGCTGGGCCTGGAAAACGGCTCGCTCACCATCAGCGACGCCGAGAAACGGGCCATCGCCTTCCACGAGGCCGGACACGCCGTGACCGCCGCCGTGATTCCGGGCAGCGACAAGCTCCAGAAGGTCAGTATCATCCCGCGTGGCCGGGCACTGGGCGCCGCCTTCTACCTGCCCGAAGAGCAGGTGCTGATGAGCAAGGAGCGCCTGGAAAACCAGCTGGTCGTGGCGCTCGGGGGCCGCGCCGCCGAAGAAGTCTTCATGGGCAGCGTGACCAGCGGCGCCGCCGACGACTTCCGCAAGGCCACCAACATCGCCCGCAAGATGGTGCTGGAATGGGGCATGGGCGAGAACTTCCGCAACATGGCCCTCCAGACCGACGGCGGCGGCCCGGTGTTCCTGGGCGAAGACATGGGCAAGCCCAAGATGTTCTCCGAACACACCTCACAACTGGTGGACGAGGATGTCAAACGCATCCTGAACGCCGCCTACGAGCGTTCGCGCCAGATCGTCTCCGAGTACAAGCAGGCGATGCACGAGGTGGCCGACGCCCTGCTCAGCCAGGAACTCATCACCGGCGACGTGGTGCGCGACGCCGTGGCGCGGGCAGGCGGCCCGGCGGTCGTTCCGGCCCCTGCGCCCACCGCCTGA
- a CDS encoding tetratricopeptide repeat protein gives MISVDATWEQVKEALSGDDYAVAFDTLEQAMREAAPPVRAELALRLAHLHSLYGDPAQPDVRRALNQAYAADASLRSSPLALALEAELAARAQGTAVIAAELVTDPDPLVRYHALCALALSARPQEALDVALPAAELPPHLRWRLRSWQADAHEALGQSTEAALLYAEAAHLASGLNRAVMLQEQAALLLQQGDFENARQVLERARTLYAGPRPGTDPNEEGLNLATWHYLMAQVRLNLGQPEAAQEDIREAARLEGLYGDPSYGVALVQGQVLSHLGRLEDALAAFEQALARAADPDRPYANHELGVALLDLDRPLEAREKLEEVLLVPDYPFHPEVLADIAECDYRLGRLPEAQLEAEQALAQGAVVPASVVLGNVALDYYHLDDALDHYERVVREAAHGTRDWVVGHQMAADVMAQQGFPDPAAAYAHAQQALEHTPESDDWHVTLRDHLSRAQALMGRSAGRTLN, from the coding sequence ATGATTTCTGTCGATGCCACCTGGGAACAGGTCAAAGAAGCCCTGTCCGGCGACGATTATGCGGTTGCGTTCGACACCCTGGAACAGGCCATGCGTGAGGCCGCTCCCCCGGTCCGGGCCGAGCTGGCGCTGCGGCTGGCCCACCTGCACTCGCTCTACGGCGACCCCGCGCAGCCGGACGTGCGCCGCGCCCTGAACCAGGCCTACGCCGCCGACGCCTCGCTGCGCTCTTCGCCTCTGGCCCTCGCGCTGGAAGCCGAACTCGCGGCACGGGCGCAGGGCACGGCGGTCATTGCCGCCGAACTCGTCACCGACCCGGACCCGCTGGTGCGGTACCACGCCCTGTGTGCCCTGGCGCTGAGTGCGCGGCCCCAGGAGGCGCTCGACGTGGCCTTGCCCGCCGCCGAGCTGCCGCCGCATCTGCGCTGGCGCCTGCGCTCCTGGCAGGCCGACGCCCACGAAGCGCTGGGCCAGAGCACCGAGGCCGCGCTGCTCTACGCCGAGGCCGCGCACCTCGCTTCCGGCCTCAACCGCGCCGTGATGCTTCAGGAGCAGGCCGCGCTGCTGCTGCAACAGGGGGACTTCGAGAACGCCCGGCAGGTGCTGGAACGGGCGCGGACGCTCTACGCCGGGCCGCGTCCGGGGACCGACCCGAACGAGGAGGGCCTGAACCTCGCCACCTGGCATTACCTGATGGCTCAGGTGCGGCTCAACCTGGGCCAGCCCGAAGCCGCGCAGGAGGACATCCGCGAGGCCGCCCGCCTGGAAGGGCTGTACGGCGACCCCAGCTACGGCGTGGCGCTGGTGCAGGGGCAGGTGCTCAGCCACCTGGGACGGCTGGAAGACGCGCTGGCAGCGTTCGAGCAAGCACTCGCCCGCGCCGCCGACCCCGACCGGCCCTACGCCAACCACGAACTCGGCGTGGCGCTGCTCGACCTCGACCGCCCGCTGGAGGCCCGCGAGAAGCTCGAAGAAGTGCTGCTCGTTCCCGACTACCCCTTTCACCCCGAAGTGCTGGCCGACATCGCCGAGTGCGACTACCGGCTGGGCCGCCTGCCCGAAGCGCAACTGGAGGCGGAACAGGCCCTCGCTCAGGGCGCGGTGGTTCCGGCGAGCGTGGTGCTGGGCAACGTCGCGCTGGACTACTACCATCTCGACGACGCCCTCGACCACTACGAGCGGGTGGTGCGTGAGGCCGCCCACGGCACCCGCGACTGGGTGGTGGGCCACCAGATGGCCGCCGACGTGATGGCGCAGCAGGGCTTCCCCGACCCCGCCGCCGCCTACGCCCACGCCCAGCAGGCGCTGGAACATACGCCGGAAAGCGACGACTGGCACGTCACGCTTCGGGACCACCTCAGCCGGGCACAGGCCCTGATGGGCCGTTCGGCTGGACGAACGCTGAACTGA
- a CDS encoding glycosyltransferase, whose amino-acid sequence MPECRIVVAVPARDEGEGVVATLRALAGQRGAPPFDTLLLINNSQDDTAAQARSFARRRPEFCLHVHETVLPPAEANVVGARRAALDWAAARAGPGGIVVSTDADTWASPDWLAELLRPLLAPGSAVQASAGRILLRAEERAALPGPVRRTHLLDTGYRDAVSRLRARVSPDPHDPAPRHWQHFGASLALRVSAYRAAGGVPAVSCLEDLALVRALARADLPLRHTPRARVYTSARLRGRVPVGLSTQLGEWQRGPEHWQVPGGAEVLRLAQAEAALRRCWQARRSSPEMAALWLTGEAALNAAVRAPRFGLALEQAHAAREAEGAWHRTFAPVPVQRALQEVRALLERLQ is encoded by the coding sequence ATGCCGGAATGCCGCATCGTCGTGGCTGTGCCTGCCCGCGACGAGGGCGAGGGCGTCGTGGCGACGTTGCGCGCACTCGCCGGGCAGCGGGGCGCCCCGCCTTTCGACACGCTGCTGCTGATCAACAACTCGCAGGACGACACGGCGGCGCAGGCCCGGTCCTTTGCCCGGCGGCGCCCGGAATTTTGTCTGCACGTCCATGAAACGGTCCTGCCCCCTGCCGAGGCCAACGTGGTGGGTGCCCGCCGAGCGGCCCTGGACTGGGCGGCGGCGCGGGCCGGACCGGGGGGAATCGTCGTCAGCACCGACGCCGATACCTGGGCCTCTCCCGACTGGCTGGCGGAACTGCTGCGTCCCCTGCTGGCGCCGGGCAGCGCGGTGCAGGCGAGCGCCGGGCGCATCCTGCTGCGGGCCGAGGAACGGGCAGCCCTGCCCGGCCCCGTGCGCCGCACCCACCTGCTCGACACCGGCTACCGCGACGCGGTGTCGCGCCTGCGTGCCCGCGTGTCGCCCGACCCGCACGACCCGGCCCCCCGGCACTGGCAGCACTTCGGGGCCAGCCTCGCGCTGCGGGTGTCGGCGTACCGGGCGGCAGGCGGAGTCCCTGCCGTGTCCTGCCTGGAGGACCTGGCGCTGGTCCGGGCGCTGGCGCGGGCCGACCTGCCCCTGCGTCACACGCCCCGGGCGCGGGTCTACACCAGTGCGCGGCTGCGCGGGCGGGTGCCGGTGGGCCTGTCCACCCAGCTCGGCGAGTGGCAGCGTGGGCCGGAGCACTGGCAGGTGCCGGGTGGCGCCGAGGTGCTGCGGCTCGCCCAGGCGGAAGCGGCGCTGCGCCGGTGCTGGCAGGCCCGCCGGTCGTCTCCGGAGATGGCCGCCCTGTGGTTGACAGGGGAGGCGGCTCTGAATGCCGCCGTGCGTGCCCCGCGCTTCGGGCTGGCGCTCGAACAGGCCCACGCCGCGCGGGAAGCGGAAGGCGCGTGGCACCGCACTTTTGCTCCCGTTCCCGTGCAGCGGGCTTTGCAGGAAGTGCGGGCGCTGCTGGAGAGACTTCAATGA
- a CDS encoding TerC family protein: MFETLFAWMSQPEAWLAFGTLLLLEIVLGVDNVIFISILAGKLPPEQRDRARTIGLLGAAITRLLLLASISWVVSLKNELFSLFGRGFSGKDLILFFGGLFLIYKATKEMHEQLEGPHQEGDNASNAAAIGKAGFAAIIGQIMLLDIVFSLDSVITAVGMVDDIGVMVMAVLVTVAIMLFAAKPIGEFVQRHPTVKMLALSFLLLIGVNLIAEAFHFKIPKGYTYFAMGFSIMVELLNMRVRGHKPVALHDTGRHPDAQ; encoded by the coding sequence ATGTTTGAAACCCTTTTTGCCTGGATGAGTCAGCCTGAAGCCTGGCTCGCCTTCGGAACCCTGCTGCTGCTCGAAATCGTGCTCGGCGTGGACAACGTGATTTTCATCAGCATTCTGGCGGGCAAGCTGCCGCCCGAGCAGCGTGACCGCGCCCGCACCATCGGGCTGCTCGGCGCCGCCATTACCCGCCTGCTGCTTCTCGCCAGCATCAGCTGGGTGGTCAGCCTGAAAAACGAACTCTTCAGTTTGTTCGGGCGCGGCTTTTCCGGCAAAGACCTGATTTTGTTTTTCGGTGGCCTGTTCCTGATTTATAAAGCCACCAAGGAAATGCACGAGCAGCTCGAAGGTCCCCATCAGGAAGGCGACAACGCGAGCAACGCTGCGGCCATCGGCAAGGCGGGCTTCGCGGCCATCATCGGGCAGATCATGCTGCTCGACATCGTGTTCAGCCTCGACAGCGTGATCACGGCGGTCGGCATGGTGGACGACATCGGCGTGATGGTCATGGCGGTGCTGGTCACAGTGGCGATTATGTTGTTCGCCGCCAAGCCCATCGGGGAATTCGTGCAGCGTCACCCGACCGTCAAGATGCTGGCGCTCTCCTTCCTGCTGCTCATCGGCGTCAACCTGATTGCCGAAGCCTTCCACTTCAAGATTCCCAAGGGCTACACCTACTTTGCGATGGGCTTTTCCATCATGGTCGAACTTCTCAACATGCGCGTGCGTGGGCACAAACCCGTTGCGTTGCACGACACCGGACGGCACCCGGACGCGCAGTAG
- the aceB gene encoding malate synthase A: MTDLKLPAGMTITAPVKPEYAEILTPEALAFVAELHRRFEPRRRELMKKREERQQRLDAGELPDFLPETAEIRAGDWKISPLPDALKDRRVEITGPVDRKMIINALNSGARMFMADFEDASSPTWDNCVQGQINLRDAVRGTISLEQNGKSYQLNDKTATLLVRPRGWHLPEKHVQVNGEIVYGAFFDFGLFFFHNAKEQLARGAGPFFYLPKMESHLEARLWNDVFNYAEDTIGVPRGSIRGTVLIETIVAAFEMDEILYELREHSAGLNCGRWDYIFSYIKKLRNHPDRVLPDRAKVTMAVPMMQNYSKLAIQTCHKRGAPAIGGMSAFIPVKGDEAKNAAAFEQVRLDKEREANNGHDGTWVAHPGMVALATEVFDRIMPAPNQIDSDKQKDFTLTAADLLTPPEGAPTEAGVRMNINVGIQYLAAWLRGSGAVPIHNLMEDAATAEISRAQLWQWLRQGVKLEDGRTLDQNLFDRLYAEEVQNLGADFADAADLFKQTATGDTLAEFLTLPGYERLA; encoded by the coding sequence ATGACCGACCTGAAGCTGCCCGCCGGAATGACCATCACCGCGCCCGTGAAGCCCGAGTACGCCGAGATTCTGACGCCCGAAGCCCTCGCGTTCGTGGCCGAGTTGCACCGCCGCTTCGAGCCGCGCCGCCGCGAGCTGATGAAAAAGCGTGAGGAACGCCAGCAGCGCCTCGACGCGGGCGAACTGCCCGATTTCCTGCCCGAAACCGCCGAGATTCGCGCCGGAGACTGGAAAATCAGCCCGTTGCCCGACGCGCTGAAAGATCGCCGCGTAGAAATCACCGGGCCGGTGGACCGCAAAATGATCATCAACGCGCTCAACTCCGGCGCGCGGATGTTTATGGCCGACTTCGAGGACGCGAGCAGCCCCACCTGGGACAACTGCGTGCAGGGCCAGATCAACCTGCGCGACGCGGTGCGCGGCACCATCAGCCTGGAGCAGAATGGCAAGAGCTACCAACTGAACGACAAGACCGCCACCCTGCTCGTGCGTCCGCGTGGCTGGCACCTGCCCGAAAAGCATGTGCAGGTGAACGGCGAAATCGTCTACGGCGCGTTCTTCGACTTCGGGCTGTTCTTCTTCCACAATGCCAAAGAGCAACTCGCACGTGGTGCAGGCCCCTTCTTCTACCTGCCCAAGATGGAGTCGCACCTCGAAGCGCGGCTGTGGAACGATGTCTTCAACTACGCCGAGGACACCATTGGCGTGCCACGCGGCAGCATTCGCGGCACGGTGCTGATTGAAACCATCGTGGCGGCGTTCGAGATGGACGAGATTCTGTACGAACTGCGCGAGCACTCGGCGGGCCTGAACTGCGGGCGCTGGGACTACATCTTTTCCTACATCAAGAAGCTGCGCAACCACCCCGACCGCGTGCTGCCCGACCGCGCCAAGGTCACGATGGCCGTGCCCATGATGCAGAACTACTCCAAACTCGCCATCCAGACCTGCCACAAGCGCGGCGCTCCGGCCATCGGCGGCATGAGCGCGTTTATCCCGGTCAAGGGCGACGAGGCCAAGAACGCGGCGGCCTTCGAACAGGTCAGGCTCGACAAGGAGCGCGAGGCCAACAACGGGCACGACGGCACCTGGGTTGCCCACCCCGGCATGGTCGCGCTGGCCACCGAGGTGTTCGACCGGATCATGCCCGCGCCCAACCAGATCGACTCGGACAAGCAGAAGGACTTCACGCTGACCGCCGCCGACCTGCTGACCCCGCCCGAAGGTGCCCCCACCGAGGCGGGCGTGCGCATGAACATCAACGTGGGCATTCAGTACCTCGCGGCTTGGCTGCGTGGCAGCGGGGCCGTGCCGATTCACAACCTGATGGAAGACGCCGCCACCGCCGAAATCAGCCGGGCGCAGCTGTGGCAGTGGCTGAGGCAGGGCGTCAAACTCGAAGACGGACGCACGCTCGACCAGAACCTGTTCGACCGCCTCTACGCCGAAGAAGTGCAAAACCTCGGGGCCGACTTTGCCGACGCCGCCGACCTGTTCAAGCAGACGGCGACGGGCGACACGCTGGCCGAGTTCCTGACGCTGCCCGGCTACGAGCGCCTGGCGTAA
- a CDS encoding NAD-dependent malic enzyme — translation MSHKTLPLTDHYDVKRGEDGHRSLRPLVRGFNLTRIPLLNKGTAFTEQEREELGLDGLLAPQVDSIEVQVERAYREFLQQDTPLGQHVYLRDLQDRNEVLFYALLSRYVEEMLPIVYTPTVGDAVKTFSQIYRYPRGLTLSPRNIERAEQALANVPLNDVRIIVATDSSAILGIGDQGFGGMAISIGKLSLYTVAGGVGPDKTLPTELDVGTGRQDLREDPHYLGVKHERLRGEDYFAFIDKFVEATIQRYPKAIIQWEDFAKDAAFDVLERYRRVVPSFNDDIQGTGAVVLAGVLNACRLKGETLGQQVVVVHGAGAGGAGVAAAIREGMKREGLTPDEISRRVFVLDSRGLLTDDRSMEAYKKPLATPKSHTDGWRGTDLLSVVQEAGATVLLGLSGVPGTFDELVVRAALANTPRPLVFPLSNPTAHSEALPEDLLRWTNGAAIVATGSPFAPVEHGGQTFDIGQGNNAFIFPGLGFGAILARVREITDEMVTEAAYALAAYTAEHHPQRTYPPVAELSPASIQVAVAVIKQALKDGVATEFSLRPMDDAELRAFVERKFWQPKYLPYRP, via the coding sequence ATGAGCCACAAGACCCTGCCCCTGACCGACCACTACGATGTCAAGCGCGGCGAAGACGGCCACCGCTCCCTGCGCCCGCTGGTGCGCGGCTTCAACCTCACCCGCATTCCGCTGCTCAACAAGGGCACCGCCTTTACCGAACAGGAGCGCGAGGAACTCGGCCTCGACGGGCTGCTCGCGCCGCAGGTGGACAGCATCGAGGTGCAGGTGGAGCGGGCCTACCGCGAGTTTCTCCAGCAGGACACGCCCCTGGGCCAGCACGTCTACCTGCGTGACCTGCAAGACCGCAACGAGGTGCTGTTCTACGCGCTGCTTTCCCGGTACGTGGAAGAAATGCTGCCCATCGTCTACACCCCCACGGTGGGCGACGCGGTCAAGACCTTCAGCCAGATTTACCGCTACCCGCGCGGCCTGACCCTCAGCCCCCGCAACATCGAGCGGGCCGAGCAGGCGCTCGCCAACGTGCCGCTCAACGACGTGCGCATCATCGTGGCGACCGATTCGAGCGCGATTCTGGGCATCGGGGACCAGGGCTTCGGCGGCATGGCGATTTCCATCGGCAAGCTCAGCCTCTACACGGTGGCGGGCGGCGTCGGCCCCGACAAGACCCTGCCCACCGAACTCGACGTGGGCACGGGCCGCCAGGATCTGCGCGAAGACCCCCATTACCTCGGCGTCAAGCACGAGCGGCTCAGGGGCGAGGACTACTTCGCCTTCATCGACAAATTTGTCGAGGCGACCATTCAGCGCTATCCCAAGGCGATCATCCAGTGGGAGGACTTTGCCAAAGACGCCGCTTTCGACGTGCTGGAGCGCTACCGCCGGGTCGTGCCGAGCTTCAACGACGACATTCAGGGCACGGGCGCGGTGGTGCTCGCCGGGGTGCTCAACGCCTGCCGCCTGAAAGGGGAGACGTTGGGGCAGCAGGTCGTGGTCGTTCACGGCGCGGGCGCGGGCGGGGCCGGGGTCGCCGCCGCCATCCGCGAGGGCATGAAACGCGAGGGCCTGACCCCGGACGAGATTTCGCGCCGGGTGTTCGTCCTCGACTCGCGCGGCCTGCTCACCGACGACCGCTCGATGGAGGCGTACAAGAAGCCGCTGGCGACGCCCAAAAGCCACACCGACGGCTGGCGCGGCACCGACCTGCTGAGCGTCGTTCAGGAGGCGGGGGCCACCGTGCTGCTCGGCCTGTCCGGCGTGCCCGGCACCTTCGACGAGCTGGTGGTGCGGGCAGCCCTCGCCAACACCCCGCGCCCGCTGGTGTTTCCGCTCTCCAACCCCACCGCGCACTCCGAGGCGCTGCCTGAAGACCTGCTGCGCTGGACGAACGGCGCGGCCATCGTCGCCACCGGCAGCCCCTTCGCGCCGGTCGAGCACGGCGGGCAGACGTTCGACATTGGGCAAGGCAACAACGCCTTCATTTTCCCCGGTCTGGGCTTCGGCGCGATTCTGGCCCGCGTGCGCGAAATCACCGACGAAATGGTCACCGAAGCCGCCTACGCGCTCGCGGCCTACACCGCCGAACACCACCCGCAGCGCACCTACCCGCCGGTGGCCGAACTCTCGCCGGCCAGCATTCAGGTGGCGGTGGCGGTGATCAAGCAGGCGCTGAAAGACGGCGTCGCCACCGAGTTCAGCCTGCGCCCCATGGACGACGCCGAACTGCGGGCCTTCGTGGAGCGCAAATTCTGGCAGCCGAAGTACCTGCCCTACCGTCCCTGA
- a CDS encoding cytochrome c, with amino-acid sequence MSSSSKNFSLVPTLLLSLALGVAFGVFFLLLFGPAVKRNAAAQSGQVTAQTSQTQQASQSGQGSADGQGAAASRMPTEGSNTTQAATQTKVAARTYDYFTADTGAALYAEACQSCHMPGGKGANGGGGSYNYPALAGNAKLASAAYVQSIVLNGNGGMPGFAHYLSDEQIAKIVNYVRTELNDNADEVKASDIAPLRPPAEKELTFGESAG; translated from the coding sequence ATGTCCTCATCTTCCAAGAACTTTTCCCTCGTGCCTACCCTGCTGCTCAGCCTCGCGCTGGGAGTGGCGTTCGGCGTCTTTTTCCTGTTGCTGTTTGGCCCGGCGGTCAAGCGCAACGCCGCCGCGCAGAGCGGTCAGGTGACGGCCCAGACCAGCCAGACCCAGCAGGCCAGCCAGAGCGGTCAGGGCAGTGCTGACGGCCAGGGCGCAGCCGCGTCGAGAATGCCCACCGAAGGGTCGAACACCACCCAGGCGGCCACCCAGACCAAGGTGGCGGCCCGGACCTACGACTACTTCACGGCGGATACGGGCGCGGCCCTGTACGCCGAGGCCTGCCAGAGCTGCCACATGCCCGGCGGCAAGGGGGCCAACGGCGGCGGCGGCAGCTACAACTACCCGGCGCTCGCCGGAAACGCCAAGCTCGCCAGCGCCGCCTACGTGCAGAGCATCGTCCTGAACGGCAACGGCGGGATGCCGGGCTTCGCGCACTACCTCAGCGACGAGCAGATCGCCAAAATCGTCAACTATGTCCGCACCGAGCTGAACGACAACGCCGACGAGGTCAAGGCCAGCGACATCGCGCCGCTGCGTCCCCCGGCGGAGAAGGAACTGACGTTCGGTGAGTCGGCGGGCTGA
- a CDS encoding flavin monoamine oxidase family protein encodes MSEMSRRNFLGMVGMVGGAAAAYQMMTTMGLAASSTYTKPDLSGGGQGKTVLILGAGLAGMASAYEMQKAGYDVRVLEFDSKAGGRCWTLRGGDEYTELGGFKQTCDFDRGLYINPGPWRVPHHHHAYMHYAREFGVKLEPFIMENWNAYLHRKADGDKPALKMRLAEARTDMHGHVAELLTKATNQGSLDQTLSAEDKEKLLEALHEWGFLNRDGKYVQSLAVSAARGYERDPGARLEAGTPSKPVDLHTLLDRNLWSSILDGMFYEFRSTMFEPVGGMDALARAFESRVGRFIEYRSRVTEIKMDAEQVTATYVDASGATKTASGDYCICTIPLSILSQVKMTGFDAGLTEAIKKVPYAPSFKAGVQYKRRFWEQDDDIYGGISYTDLPNQLISYPSNNYFSGGKGVVLGAYMFGTDALVMSGMSPEERMKKVVEYNAQMHPAAAEEFDTGISVGWHRVPGALGCYGLYSADTRERYYPTLCARHDRLMLAGEHTSYWNGWQEGALLAATTAVDEMHKFAQGQA; translated from the coding sequence ATGAGTGAAATGAGCCGCAGAAATTTCCTGGGCATGGTCGGTATGGTCGGTGGGGCCGCCGCCGCCTACCAGATGATGACCACGATGGGCCTCGCCGCCTCCTCGACCTACACCAAGCCGGACCTGTCCGGCGGCGGTCAGGGCAAGACCGTGCTGATTCTGGGCGCGGGTCTGGCGGGCATGGCGAGCGCCTACGAGATGCAAAAAGCCGGGTACGACGTGCGGGTTCTGGAATTCGACAGCAAGGCCGGGGGCCGCTGCTGGACGCTGCGCGGCGGCGACGAGTACACCGAACTCGGTGGCTTCAAGCAGACCTGCGACTTCGACCGGGGCCTGTACATCAACCCCGGCCCCTGGCGCGTTCCGCACCACCACCACGCCTACATGCACTACGCCCGCGAGTTCGGCGTCAAGCTCGAACCGTTCATCATGGAAAACTGGAACGCCTACCTGCACCGCAAGGCGGACGGCGACAAACCCGCGCTCAAGATGCGCCTGGCCGAAGCCCGCACCGACATGCACGGGCATGTGGCCGAACTGCTGACCAAGGCGACCAACCAGGGCAGCCTGGACCAGACCCTGAGCGCCGAGGACAAGGAAAAGCTGCTCGAAGCCCTGCACGAGTGGGGCTTCCTGAATAGGGACGGCAAGTATGTCCAGAGCCTCGCCGTGAGCGCGGCGCGTGGCTACGAGCGCGACCCCGGTGCGCGTCTGGAAGCGGGCACGCCCTCCAAGCCGGTGGACCTGCACACCCTGCTCGACCGCAACCTCTGGAGCAGCATCCTCGACGGCATGTTCTACGAGTTCCGCAGCACCATGTTCGAGCCGGTCGGCGGCATGGACGCCCTGGCCCGCGCCTTCGAGAGCCGGGTGGGACGCTTCATCGAGTACCGCTCCCGCGTCACCGAAATCAAGATGGACGCCGAGCAGGTGACCGCCACCTATGTGGACGCGAGCGGCGCGACCAAAACGGCCAGCGGCGACTACTGCATCTGCACCATTCCGCTGTCCATCCTGAGTCAGGTCAAGATGACCGGCTTCGACGCGGGGCTGACCGAGGCCATCAAGAAGGTGCCCTACGCGCCGAGCTTCAAGGCGGGCGTGCAGTACAAGCGCCGCTTCTGGGAACAGGACGACGACATCTACGGCGGCATCAGCTACACCGACCTGCCCAACCAGCTCATTTCCTACCCCTCGAACAACTACTTCTCGGGCGGCAAGGGCGTGGTGCTGGGGGCGTACATGTTCGGCACCGACGCGCTGGTCATGAGCGGGATGTCGCCCGAAGAGCGGATGAAAAAAGTCGTGGAGTACAACGCCCAGATGCACCCCGCCGCCGCCGAGGAGTTCGACACCGGCATCAGCGTGGGCTGGCACCGCGTTCCCGGCGCGCTGGGCTGCTACGGCCTGTACAGCGCCGACACCCGCGAGCGGTACTACCCCACCCTCTGCGCCCGGCATGACCGCCTGATGCTGGCGGGCGAACACACGTCGTACTGGAACGGCTGGCAGGAAGGGGCGCTGCTCGCCGCCACCACCGCCGTGGACGAAATGCACAAGTTCGCGCAGGGTCAGGCCTAA